The Streptomyces sp. NBC_01244 genome contains a region encoding:
- a CDS encoding alkaline phosphatase family protein, producing MASYSAAQSWQDEPELLDLAGAPVPHYGTGSLADLLPTLVAGQGVPGFEASIAELTPADRNCVFLVDGMGWEQIKAHPDEAPYLTSLLGSSRGGTGRPITAGFPATTATSLASVGTGLPPARHGLPGYTVRNPATGELMNQLRWHPWTPPKPWQPYPTVFQQADAAGVATAQVSSPAFQTTPLTKVALSGGTFLGRMTGEERMDLAAERLAAGDRSLVYTYYSELDGAGHRHGVDSDAWRGQLMYVDRLVQRLAEQLPPRTALYVTADHGMVDVPFDEDSRIDYDDDWELGAGVALLGGEGRARHVYAVPGAEADVLTVWREVLGDRFWVASRAEALDLGWFGAPGECDERVLGRIGDVIAAAQADVAITASRAEPNESALAGMHGSMTPAEQLVPLLEIRS from the coding sequence CGGTGCCGCACTACGGCACCGGCTCGCTCGCCGACCTGCTGCCCACCCTCGTGGCCGGCCAGGGCGTACCCGGCTTCGAAGCCTCGATCGCCGAGCTGACCCCGGCCGACCGGAACTGCGTGTTCCTCGTCGACGGCATGGGCTGGGAGCAGATCAAGGCCCACCCGGACGAGGCCCCGTACCTCACCTCGCTCCTCGGCAGCTCGCGCGGCGGCACCGGCCGCCCGATCACCGCGGGCTTCCCGGCGACCACCGCCACCTCGCTGGCCTCCGTCGGCACCGGCCTGCCGCCCGCACGGCACGGCCTGCCCGGCTACACCGTGCGCAACCCCGCCACCGGCGAACTGATGAACCAGCTCCGCTGGCATCCGTGGACCCCGCCCAAGCCCTGGCAGCCGTACCCGACCGTCTTCCAGCAGGCGGACGCGGCCGGGGTGGCCACGGCGCAGGTGTCCTCGCCGGCCTTCCAGACCACCCCGCTCACGAAGGTCGCGCTGAGCGGCGGCACCTTCCTCGGCCGGATGACCGGCGAGGAGCGCATGGACCTCGCGGCCGAGCGGCTCGCGGCCGGCGACCGCTCGCTCGTGTACACGTACTACAGCGAGCTCGACGGGGCCGGCCACCGGCACGGCGTCGACTCCGACGCCTGGCGCGGCCAGCTCATGTACGTGGACCGGCTGGTGCAGCGGCTCGCGGAGCAACTCCCTCCCCGCACCGCGCTGTACGTGACCGCCGACCACGGCATGGTGGACGTCCCCTTCGACGAGGACTCCCGCATCGACTACGACGACGACTGGGAACTCGGCGCGGGCGTGGCCCTGCTGGGCGGCGAGGGCCGGGCCCGGCACGTGTACGCCGTACCGGGAGCCGAGGCCGACGTCCTGACCGTCTGGCGCGAGGTCCTCGGTGACCGCTTCTGGGTCGCGAGCCGGGCGGAAGCCCTGGACCTGGGCTGGTTCGGGGCACCGGGCGAATGCGACGAGCGGGTCCTCGGCCGCATCGGCGACGTGATCGCCGCCGCCCAGGCAGACGTGGCGATCACCGCCTCACGGGCCGAGCCCAACGAATCGGCCCTCGCGGGCATGCACGGCTCCATGACCCCGGCCGAGCAGCTCGTCCCGCTGCTCGAGATCCGGTCCTGA
- a CDS encoding thymidine kinase, whose protein sequence is MPELVFFSGTMDCGKSTLALQIAHNRDARGLQGVIFTRDDRAGEGKLSSRLGLVTEAVEAPEGMDLYAYLVAQLSAGGRVDYVIVDEAQFLAPEQIDQLARIVDDLGMDVFAFGITTDFRTKLFPGSQRLIELADRLEQLQVEALCWCGARATHNARTVGGEMVVEGAQVVVGDVNRPAEEIGYEVLCRRHHRKRMTSAAAHAGALSPDVLPVNHA, encoded by the coding sequence ATGCCCGAGCTGGTGTTCTTCTCCGGAACGATGGACTGCGGAAAGAGCACACTGGCGCTCCAGATCGCCCACAACCGCGACGCGCGCGGACTCCAGGGTGTGATCTTCACGCGTGACGACCGCGCGGGCGAGGGCAAGCTGTCTTCCCGTCTGGGTCTGGTGACGGAGGCGGTGGAGGCGCCGGAGGGCATGGACCTGTACGCGTACCTGGTGGCCCAGCTCTCGGCGGGCGGCAGGGTGGACTACGTGATCGTGGACGAGGCCCAGTTCCTCGCGCCGGAGCAGATCGATCAGCTGGCGCGCATCGTGGACGACCTCGGCATGGACGTCTTTGCCTTCGGCATCACCACGGACTTCCGCACGAAGCTCTTCCCGGGCTCGCAGCGCCTGATCGAGCTGGCGGACCGGCTGGAGCAGCTCCAGGTGGAGGCTCTGTGCTGGTGCGGAGCCCGCGCCACCCACAACGCCCGGACGGTGGGCGGGGAGATGGTGGTCGAGGGCGCCCAGGTCGTCGTCGGCGACGTGAACCGGCCGGCGGAGGAGATCGGCTACGAGGTCCTCTGCCGCCGCCACCACCGCAAGCGCATGACCTCGGCCGCGGCCCACGCCGGAGCCCTCTCCCCGGACGTCCTCCCGGTCAACCACGCCTGA
- a CDS encoding thymidine kinase: MALQIAHNRDARGLQGVIFTRDDRAGEGKLSSRLGLVTEAVEAPEGMDLYAYLVAQISQGGKADYVIVDEAQFLAPAQIDQLARIVDDLGLDVFAFGITTDFRTKLFPGSQRLIELADRLEQLQVEALCWCGARATHNARTIGGEMVVEGAQVIVGDVNRPAEEIGYEVLCRRHHRKRMTSASAHAGALSPDVLPINHA; encoded by the coding sequence CTGGCGCTCCAGATCGCCCACAACCGTGATGCGCGGGGACTCCAGGGTGTGATCTTCACGCGTGACGACCGGGCGGGCGAGGGCAAGTTGTCGTCCCGGCTGGGTCTGGTGACGGAGGCGGTGGAGGCGCCGGAGGGCATGGACCTGTACGCGTATCTCGTCGCCCAGATCTCGCAGGGCGGCAAGGCGGACTACGTGATCGTGGACGAGGCGCAGTTCCTGGCCCCGGCCCAGATCGACCAGCTGGCCCGGATCGTGGACGACCTCGGGCTGGACGTGTTCGCCTTCGGCATCACGACGGACTTCCGCACCAAGCTCTTCCCCGGCTCGCAGCGCCTGATCGAGCTGGCGGACCGCCTGGAGCAGCTCCAGGTCGAGGCCTTGTGCTGGTGCGGCGCCCGCGCCACGCACAACGCCCGCACGATAGGCGGCGAGATGGTCGTCGAGGGGGCCCAGGTCATCGTCGGCGACGTGAACCGCCCGGCGGAGGAGATCGGTTACGAGGTCCTCTGCCGCCGCCACCACCGCAAGCGCATGACCTCGGCCTCGGCCCACGCCGGCGCCCTCTCCCCGGACGTCCTCCCCATCAACCACGCCTGA
- a CDS encoding TetR/AcrR family transcriptional regulator — protein MPPRRRLPPADRRAQLLTVGAQLFSAAAYDDVLMEDVARQAGVSRALLYQHFPSKHALFAAVYQQATDRLLEATTFDPGATLVEQLAQGLDAHFDYFIANRHAVLAANRVLAGDPVIQTIMTDELDALRSRLLGVLPLADARTHAAVSAVLKAWLVFVQVLCVDWLTHETCTRTELRDTCIGAAVGALRPLLSEDPAPDWPPALPA, from the coding sequence ATGCCGCCCCGCCGACGCTTGCCCCCCGCCGACCGCCGCGCCCAACTGCTCACCGTCGGAGCCCAGTTGTTCTCCGCCGCCGCCTACGACGACGTACTGATGGAGGACGTCGCCCGGCAGGCCGGCGTATCCCGCGCCCTGCTCTACCAGCACTTCCCGAGCAAGCACGCCCTCTTCGCCGCGGTCTACCAACAGGCGACCGACCGGCTGCTGGAGGCGACCACATTCGACCCCGGCGCCACGCTCGTCGAGCAGCTCGCCCAGGGCCTGGACGCCCACTTCGACTACTTCATCGCGAACCGCCACGCCGTCCTGGCCGCGAACCGGGTGCTGGCCGGCGACCCCGTCATCCAGACGATCATGACGGACGAGCTCGACGCCCTGCGCTCACGCCTGCTCGGCGTGCTCCCGCTCGCCGACGCACGCACGCACGCCGCCGTCTCCGCGGTACTCAAGGCCTGGCTCGTGTTCGTCCAGGTGCTGTGCGTGGACTGGCTCACGCACGAGACCTGCACCCGCACCGAACTGCGGGACACCTGCATCGGCGCAGCGGTCGGCGCCCTGCGCCCCTTGCTCTCCGAGGACCCCGCCCCCGACTGGCCGCCCGCCCTGCCAGCCTGA
- a CDS encoding DUF4345 domain-containing protein, whose protein sequence is MAKALRVFAWVMGLACMAIGLFHVVGGNAAIPGEADAGPTLDSLGRFFGAIFAGYGLVWLWAARQDPVPAKAVRWLAAVFLLGGVGRLLSLAVHGWPHSFQVALTVIELVFPPVWFWLADADERASRERRPAGAPAAGPSLPDLA, encoded by the coding sequence ATGGCCAAGGCACTCCGGGTTTTCGCATGGGTGATGGGCCTCGCCTGTATGGCGATCGGGCTGTTCCACGTGGTCGGCGGCAATGCCGCGATTCCGGGCGAGGCTGACGCCGGCCCCACTCTGGACAGCCTTGGCCGGTTCTTCGGCGCGATCTTCGCCGGGTACGGGCTGGTCTGGCTGTGGGCGGCCCGGCAGGACCCCGTCCCGGCGAAGGCGGTGCGTTGGCTCGCGGCGGTGTTCCTGCTGGGTGGTGTGGGGCGGCTGCTGTCCCTGGCGGTGCATGGGTGGCCACACTCATTCCAGGTGGCGCTGACCGTGATCGAGTTGGTCTTCCCGCCCGTCTGGTTCTGGCTGGCGGATGCCGACGAGCGGGCGTCCCGGGAGCGGCGGCCTGCGGGTGCGCCGGCCGCCGGGCCTTCTCTTCCGGACCTTGCCTGA
- a CDS encoding DUF4386 domain-containing protein — protein MPTSLREARAALLRGAAMRPRGAVALLTVSLSYAVLTAAYVVTNRASPQPDAPGDDILRQYVRDHGTAIDLGAFLLLVAAVLLVPVAATLARLVRQGQDQGAAAATVLAGGLMASGALASSAALTWTLGRLPQEAPAALARALADLSFLAGGVGYAVSFALLAAGTSLAARGSGLLPRACATTGLVIAAAGLAATLTLLVLDFGYLLPVVRFGGLAWLVWAAIALFRSHPTAPGWNP, from the coding sequence ATGCCCACATCATTACGCGAGGCCCGTGCAGCCTTGCTTCGGGGCGCGGCCATGCGCCCGCGCGGCGCTGTAGCGCTGCTCACCGTCTCGCTCTCCTACGCCGTACTGACCGCCGCGTACGTCGTCACCAACCGTGCATCCCCGCAGCCCGATGCCCCCGGCGACGACATCCTGCGCCAGTACGTACGCGACCACGGCACCGCGATCGACCTGGGCGCCTTCCTGCTGCTCGTCGCCGCCGTGCTCCTGGTGCCCGTGGCCGCCACCCTGGCCCGGCTGGTGCGGCAGGGGCAGGACCAGGGCGCCGCGGCGGCGACAGTCCTCGCCGGCGGACTGATGGCCAGTGGCGCGCTGGCCTCCAGCGCCGCGCTCACCTGGACCCTCGGCCGGCTTCCGCAAGAGGCACCCGCAGCCCTGGCCCGTGCCCTGGCAGACCTGTCCTTCCTCGCCGGCGGTGTCGGGTACGCCGTGTCCTTCGCTCTCCTGGCGGCAGGCACCTCCCTGGCAGCCCGCGGGAGCGGGCTCCTGCCGCGAGCCTGCGCCACCACCGGGCTGGTCATCGCCGCCGCCGGACTGGCCGCCACCCTCACGCTCCTCGTCCTCGACTTCGGCTATCTGTTGCCCGTCGTCCGCTTCGGTGGTTTGGCATGGCTGGTGTGGGCCGCGATCGCACTGTTCCGCTCGCACCCGACCGCACCGGGGTGGAACCCATGA